The window TTGTATTATGTGTGGTTATATAATATAATTCAACAAAAAGAGAGGAAATCCTATGACATAAATTTGAGTGATAAAAAAATTGTGGCCCTATCGGGTTAGTAAAATCAAGGTCTTTGAGTTATGCTCAAGGCTATAAGTATTAGCATTTGTGAGGTGAAATTTTTGCCAGTAATAACAGCAATCAAAAAACTTGTTAAAAGAAAAAAACGTAAAAGGGGATTTTATCAGGGAACTGATATATTAACCCCTAAGGAAAAGCAAAGCCTATTTATAGCCTTCTTTCTTTTAACTTTCCCCCTAATATTAACAGCATTTTTATTTTTACTCAATTAAATAAAGGATATCTCATCAGAACATGATAAGATATCCCTTTTTTTTATTTATTAACTAATTTTTTAATAAAACTAATCAAACCTTTTTGCTGTTGAATTATCTTAGGTGAAGGAGTGAATACCTCGGCATTTTCAATTACCAATTCAGCATTTTTCAATAGTAGATTAGTTCTCTCTATTCCAACAATCTGTTGTACTAAGTTTATTCCTTTTTCTAATTTCGGAGTGTGCGTCTGTTGCAATAAGGCTGTACATATTATGTTCTAACAACAGTTCGGCTGTTTCTTGAACCTTTCTTCCATAATTACCTTGGATACTCCAGGTAGTTAATTGGGCTAAAGCTCCTAATTCTATGAACCTATAAAGAATATTTGGATTATCTATTATTTCAATGTTTCGTTCTGGATGAGCAATTATTGGTATATAACCTTTTAGGCGAATAGAATAGATTAAATCTTCCATATACTTTGGAATACCATTCATAGGCAACTCTATTAAGAGATATTTTGAGTTATTAATTGTACACAATAAATTATCCTTTAATAATTTAGGAATATCTGGATCAACAAAGACTTCATGTCCTGGTAAGATCTCTACGTCTAACTCTTGCTCTTGTAAAAGTTTATTAACTTCTTCAACTAAACTATAGATAACAGAAGGCTCTGTCTCTAGTTCCCCTTTAATATAATGGGAAGTAGAGACAATTTTTTTTATTCCTTCAGATGCAGCAATTTTACACATTTCTATAGTTTCTTCTATACTCTTAGCACCATCATCTATTCCTGGAGAATATGATTATGGGTATCTATTAAAATCATGGCTTAGTCCTCTAAATAATAAGAATAATAGTATTGATATTTCTTTCGTTCTATATTTACTTTGTTAACCAGTACACCAATTACTTTAGCTTGTACTTTATCTAACATATCTTTTGCTTTCATTGCTATATCCATTGTCGTTTGGCCGGCAGCTACAACGAATAAGGTTCCATCGGTTATTTTACTTAACACCGCTGCATCTGTTACTACTGCAACAGGGGGTGAATCAATTAAAATTATATCGTACTTTTCCTTACACTGCTCAATGAAATTTTTCATTGCTTTAGAACCTAAAATTTCAGATGGGTTAGGTGGTATAGGTCCAGTTGTTATAATATCTAATTTCATGCCACTAATACTGTGAACAACATTTTCAATTTTTTCACCCATCAATATATTAGTCATTCCCGCATCATTATCTAGATTAAAAATTTTATGGATTTGTGGTTTTCTTAAGTCTGCATCTATCAATAATACCTTATGTCCCATATTTACCATAGTAACAGCTAAATTTGAAATACTTGTACTTTTACCTTCTGCAGGACCAGAACTGGTTACTAAAATAGTTTTTAGCTCATTATCTAAATTAGAAAATTGAATATTAGTTCTTAGCATCCTATAAGCTTCTGATATGGGAGATTTAGGATCTTTCATAGTAATCAATTTTAGTTGATTTTCATTTCCTTCCATTAAAGGAACTGC is drawn from Anaerobranca gottschalkii DSM 13577 and contains these coding sequences:
- a CDS encoding tyrosine-protein phosphatase, translated to MDDGAKSIEETIEMCKIAASEGIKKIVSTSHYIKGELETEPSVIYSLVEEVNKLLQEQELDVEILPGHEVFVDPDIPKLLKDNLLCTINNSKYLLIELPMNGIPKYMEDLIYSIRLKGYIPIIAHPERNIEIIDNPNILYRFIELGALAQLTTWSIQGNYGRKVQETAELLLEHNMYSLIATDAHSEIRKRNKLSTTDCWNREN
- a CDS encoding polysaccharide biosynthesis tyrosine autokinase; protein product: MTLIVLITTITASVVSFFFLDKVYEASTKLVLVKGGDKDIQYNDVLLNQRLVKTYSEIASSRTIADEVIRNLNLNMSYGEFSGKVQVTSIRDTEVIEIKVQDTNPQLAARIANELSEVFIRRIHEFIKKENVQILDYAVIPTNPIKPRPMLNITIAFVLGVMIGVGLVFLLEYLDNSVKGPDDVEKRLNLPVLGAVPLMEGNENQLKLITMKDPKSPISEAYRMLRTNIQFSNLDNELKTILVTSSGPAEGKSTSISNLAVTMVNMGHKVLLIDADLRKPQIHKIFNLDNDAGMTNILMGEKIENVVHSISGMKLDIITTGPIPPNPSEILGSKAMKNFIEQCKEKYDIILIDSPPVAVVTDAAVLSKITDGTLFVVAAGQTTMDIAMKAKDMLDKVQAKVIGVLVNKVNIERKKYQYYYSYYLED